A stretch of the Teredinibacter haidensis genome encodes the following:
- a CDS encoding putative bifunctional diguanylate cyclase/phosphodiesterase: MFRSIRDKLITVTVITIVLCITSVFFLSIREHENLYRYSVEQNLDAMASNLGDELLRIMSEETDSFALTAALLSMDRYEHIKFAIVYDPQWKLIHQYVHPSYFSRLVPNQNITELKPQQIPFGTSVTAEGLVYLNAVGEKDFPVAYLLVAKNYEQPLNESKTKLFFQAFPLVFVVLAAAIFASFRMNSRLLTPLIRLSDFTRRVESSGDYSMKHQVQGLDEVSNLTHDINTLLGKINRETQLNRKQTETLEQQRASMQHMANYDALTGIPNRMFFMDLLRTELAKRKARQENLAILFFDVDEFKGVNDRLGHETGDQLLVSICEAVKSCLGKDDILARLSGDEFLVLIPKLDRPMLAEHTATRIIEKLEKPFHIRGWEVQTGVSLGIAKAKESDYEINTFISNADIAMYESKGKGKGGYTVFNQKLLHENLRKQKIASLLSHAVALNEFTLHYQIKISNVGKVNGLEALLRWNNKDLGKISPAEFIPIAEQGGKIRVISEWVATQVLRDMQELQSIFDNTFVVSFNVSSYDLRDSLFLNFFSQKLNEFSVCARQIQLEITETSYLVDFDKANDFFKAVRQMGASIALDDFGTGYSSLSYLTKIEIDTLKIDRSFISSYESSSRDESVLQTIFDLAMRMEFKVCSEGVETPEQARFLISQGGQQMQGYYFARPAPINELANAITLAEQKFQQLL; encoded by the coding sequence TATTCGCGACAAATTAATTACGGTTACAGTTATAACCATTGTCCTGTGTATTACTTCCGTATTTTTCCTATCTATTCGCGAACACGAAAACCTTTATAGATATTCCGTAGAGCAAAACCTTGATGCCATGGCGTCCAATCTTGGCGATGAACTGCTGAGAATTATGTCTGAAGAGACGGATTCCTTCGCACTTACCGCCGCACTGCTGAGTATGGATCGCTACGAACACATCAAATTTGCCATTGTTTACGATCCGCAATGGAAACTGATCCACCAATATGTCCACCCCAGTTATTTCTCTAGGCTCGTGCCGAATCAAAATATTACCGAGCTAAAACCGCAACAAATTCCTTTTGGAACATCGGTAACCGCGGAGGGGTTGGTATACCTGAACGCCGTTGGAGAGAAAGACTTTCCCGTCGCTTATCTGCTGGTAGCCAAAAATTACGAACAACCGCTTAACGAAAGTAAAACGAAATTATTTTTCCAAGCCTTCCCGCTGGTATTTGTTGTTTTGGCAGCTGCCATTTTTGCATCATTCAGAATGAATAGCCGTTTACTCACCCCTCTGATTCGGCTTTCTGACTTTACCCGACGGGTTGAAAGTAGCGGTGATTACAGCATGAAACACCAGGTGCAAGGGCTGGATGAAGTTTCAAACTTAACCCATGACATTAATACGCTGCTTGGGAAAATTAACAGAGAAACTCAGTTAAATAGAAAACAAACGGAAACTCTGGAGCAGCAGCGAGCATCTATGCAGCATATGGCCAACTACGACGCTTTAACCGGCATCCCCAATCGTATGTTTTTTATGGATCTTCTTCGCACTGAACTGGCCAAAAGAAAAGCCAGACAAGAAAATCTTGCTATTTTGTTTTTTGACGTTGATGAATTTAAAGGGGTAAACGATAGGCTCGGCCACGAAACCGGCGACCAGCTGCTAGTCAGTATCTGTGAAGCGGTAAAAAGCTGTTTGGGGAAAGACGATATTCTTGCTCGCCTGAGCGGTGACGAATTTCTGGTGCTTATCCCAAAACTGGATAGACCTATGCTGGCGGAGCATACCGCAACAAGAATAATCGAAAAGCTAGAAAAGCCCTTCCACATTCGTGGCTGGGAAGTACAAACCGGTGTTAGCCTCGGCATTGCCAAAGCTAAAGAGTCCGACTACGAGATCAACACCTTTATCAGCAATGCCGATATAGCCATGTACGAATCCAAGGGCAAAGGAAAAGGCGGTTATACGGTTTTCAATCAAAAACTTTTGCACGAAAACCTCAGAAAACAGAAAATTGCAAGTCTACTTAGTCACGCAGTTGCTCTGAACGAGTTTACACTTCACTATCAGATAAAAATCTCTAACGTAGGGAAGGTCAACGGACTGGAAGCGTTACTGCGCTGGAACAATAAAGACCTTGGAAAAATCTCACCCGCTGAGTTTATACCTATCGCCGAACAGGGCGGAAAAATCAGGGTCATTTCTGAATGGGTTGCCACGCAGGTTCTTCGAGATATGCAAGAACTGCAATCTATTTTCGATAATACCTTTGTGGTTTCATTCAATGTATCCAGTTACGATCTTCGTGACTCTCTGTTTCTGAATTTCTTTAGCCAAAAACTCAACGAGTTTTCTGTTTGCGCTCGCCAAATACAATTAGAAATTACAGAAACCAGCTATCTGGTAGATTTCGATAAAGCCAATGACTTTTTTAAAGCGGTTCGTCAGATGGGGGCATCCATTGCATTGGATGACTTTGGAACCGGTTACTCTTCTTTAAGCTATTTAACCAAAATTGAAATTGATACCTTAAAAATAGACCGCTCATTTATTAGCTCATACGAAAGCTCCAGCCGCGACGAATCGGTACTGCAAACCATTTTTGATCTCGCTATGCGAATGGAGTTTAAAGTGTGTAGTGAAGGGGTAGAAACACCGGAACAAGCGAGGTTTTTAATTTCACAGGGCGGCCAACAAATGCAAGGATATTATTTTGCTAGGCCTGCTCCCATTAATGAGCTGGCTAACGCGATTACACTTGCCGAACAAAAGTTCCAACAACTCCTTTAG